The nucleotide sequence GAGGCGGGAGGAAGCCGCAAGGCGGCCTGCCGTGGGGGAGGCGCTCCAGCGGGAAGGTGCCGGAGCCGCGCCGCCCGGCCCGCTCGACGCTCTCCCCAAAGGGCGGCGCCTCGAACACTCGCCGCTCCTCGGGAGATCCGGGGACCGGAGCCGGGCGTCGCTCGCTCCCGCTAGCTTCGGGCCCGGACGAGATTGGCTCACCGCTCCCCGAATACGGAACGCGGTGCCGCTGAACTTCGTCCGAGCGGCGGGAGGGGGCGCGTCCGGGGCGGTCTTCCCGCTCCGCCGCCCGGGGTTCGTGCGTCTCGATGCTGTGTCGCCGCGACGTGGACGCCCGGGCCGGCTCGGCCAGTAACACGGCGTCCATTCGCTGACTCAGACGGGCCACGCCGCCGTCCGCGGCCGGCCCGAGGCGGGCCGGGGGCGCGGTCGGGCCCTCCGCGGCCGGCCCGAGGCGGGCGGAGGGCGCCACCAGGCCCCAGGGTTCGGAGTTCAGCCTCTTGAGCAACTTTCGCGGAGGCGCCGGCGCTCTCTTCTCCCCCCGAGGGCGGGCGGCGGAGCGAGGCGGAGGCGGCGCCGGCGTCGGCGGAGGCGAGAAGCTGAAGACTCGCTCATCTCGGCCGGCCGGAGACGAGGTGGCGATCTCCACGTCCGACGGCGACATGCAGGCGTCGGGCCCTCCCGGCGACGGGGGAGAGTTGAGGTACTGCTTGGTCTTTTTGGTGCCGGACGGAGACGTGTCgctggtgatgatgatgacctCTTTGCCCTTTGCCCTGCAGGCGTCCAGCAGCACCCGCAAGGTGTCCCGCTGGCCCTCTTCCAGGGCCCGCGTCAGGGCGGAGCGCCCCGAGTGGTCTTTGAGGCTGGGGTCGGCGCCGCCGGCCAACAGGAGGGCCACGGCCTCTTGGCCGGCTCGCCGGGCGCAGGCGTGCATCAGGGCCGTCCGCCCGCCCTTGTCCGGGATGTTGGGGTCGGCGCCCCCGTCCAGCAGGTAGCGCAGCATGCGCACGCGGGTGCCCGGGTCCTGGTAGTCGGCCAGGCAGGCGGCCGCCAGCGGCGTGCGGCCCAGCCCGTCGCCCTCGTTAATGTAGGCGCCGCCCTCCAGCAGCAGGCGGCTCAGCCTCAGCTTCCCTTGGAAGACGGCGCTCAGGAGGGCGTTCCCCTCCATCTGTGGGGGCGCGACGcagccgccaccgccgccgccgtcaccACCGTCCCCCATGGCTGCCGCTTCTCAATGACCTGCGGGAGAGCCCCCGTCCGTCACGTGAGTCGTCACGGGGCCT is from Stigmatopora argus isolate UIUO_Sarg chromosome 4, RoL_Sarg_1.0, whole genome shotgun sequence and encodes:
- the LOC144073009 gene encoding ankyrin repeat domain-containing protein 34A-like; the encoded protein is MGDGGDGGGGGGCVAPPQMEGNALLSAVFQGKLRLSRLLLEGGAYINEGDGLGRTPLAAACLADYQDPGTRVRMLRYLLDGGADPNIPDKGGRTALMHACARRAGQEAVALLLAGGADPSLKDHSGRSALTRALEEGQRDTLRVLLDACRAKGKEVIIITSDTSPSGTKKTKQYLNSPPSPGGPDACMSPSDVEIATSSPAGRDERVFSFSPPPTPAPPPPRSAARPRGEKRAPAPPRKLLKRLNSEPWGLVAPSARLGPAAEGPTAPPARLGPAADGGVARLSQRMDAVLLAEPARASTSRRHSIETHEPRAAEREDRPGRAPSRRSDEVQRHRVPYSGSGEPISSGPEASGSERRPAPVPGSPEERRVFEAPPFGESVERAGRRGSGTFPLERLPHGRPPCGFLPPLKVQKGYPDGEPRKKKLTRRHSMQTEQMKQLSVFRESLAEKVSEPYGD